The window TCTGACCGTGCCCGCTTCGGGCTGGTCGACCGACACGTCGAGCACATCCGGCGACGCGTTCATCGCGAGCGCCACGTACGCGCCCGACGGGCCGGCCACAGTCGCCGTTTCCATCGACATCTGCGTGCGCAGTTTGAGCCGCTCGTCGCCTTCGAACACGGGCGCGACAGGCGGACTGGCGGATGGGTCACCCGGGTCGACCGTAGCGCGTTCGATATCGAAGAGCACGGCGAGGTGTTCGAGATCCGCGCCGGTCGAGAACGCGAGCATGACCGCCTTGGCCGCGTCGTTAATCCGCGCACGCAATCGCACCTCGCGGTACGCAGCGAGCTCGATCAGCTTGACGACCGGATCGGATTCGAGCGCCGCGCTCCAGTCTTCGTATATCGCCCGGAAGTGGGCGAGCTTCTCCTGATAGATATCCTCGAAATCGAGCGTATCGACCAGGTCCGGTGGATCGATCGCGGTCAGGTCAATGGTTGTCACGTACTCACCTCAAAAACAGTGTCGTCACCCGCGTAGATGCCGGCCAGGCGAAACGTCACGGCACCCCCGACCACGGACACCACCGTCACGCGCGAGAGCCTGATCCGCGGTTCCCAGCGCCCGATCGCGCGTGCGGCTTCTGCCTGCACGGCCGAGATCCAGCCGCGCGTGACCGGCAGGTCGACCATGGCGGGAATGTCACTGCCATAGTCCGGTCGCTCGCGACGCGTGCCCCGCCGCGTGGACAGGATGTCGCCGATGCTCTGGCGCAGGTGGTCGAGTCCGCGTAACGGTGCACCCGTCATTCGGTTCATGCCGGTGAGTGCCATCAGAACGTGTCGCCCGCGCGGTCACCAAGCCGCTCAAAATCGGCGTGCCGTTCGATCTCCGCGATCTGCTGCGCGAGCGTCACCGTGATCTGGCTGCTGACGACCGGCGCGGTGCTGCCGTCGGCGAACACGAACGTGCGCGAACGGAATACGCGATCGAGGAATGTCACTGGCGTCACCGGCGTCGACGTATCGACTTGCGCACGAACGTCAGCAACCACAACAGGTTCTTTCGGCATGGTGGAACTCCAATGCAAAAGCCCCGCACACTGGCGGGGCCAAAGTTACTTTAAAGCGGCGCGATATCAGGACCTGACCGGTGGACTCACCAGGTTGCCGTCGCCCTCCTCCCTGTGCCGGTGCTTTGGCAGCGACACGCCCTGCGAGGTCACCTCACCGGTGAAATGCGCCTCGCCGTCGATCTCCGAGGCCGGCCCGCCTTCGCTATTGCTGCCCGTCATGCCGCCCTGAAACGTCAGCCGCTTGACGGTCGTGCTGTTGCCGGTGAAGGTCGAGTCCGGTGCATCGACCAGCAGCTTAGGCGTGCTTTGCGTAATGCCCTGCGCGGTCAGCTCCATCTGCGTGCCACCGATGCGGAACACGATGCGCCCTCCCGCCGGCACTGAGAACACATACTCGTGTGCGTCGTGGTCGTAGTGCTCGTGCGCGCCGTCCGGATAGTCCGTTGCGGTCAGATTCGCACATTGACCGTTCGCACCGCCGTGTGTGTCGCTGTAAAAGCCGGCCAGTACGAAGCCGCCAGCAAGCATGCCCGAGGGCGCCAGCACCACGGCCTGCTCTCCGACGGACGGCGGACACCACGTCCGCACGCGCCCGGCGGAGAACGTCTTCCATG is drawn from Burkholderia sp. 9120 and contains these coding sequences:
- a CDS encoding GPW/gp25 family protein is translated as MALTGMNRMTGAPLRGLDHLRQSIGDILSTRRGTRRERPDYGSDIPAMVDLPVTRGWISAVQAEAARAIGRWEPRIRLSRVTVVSVVGGAVTFRLAGIYAGDDTVFEVST
- a CDS encoding baseplate J/gp47 family protein — translated: MTTIDLTAIDPPDLVDTLDFEDIYQEKLAHFRAIYEDWSAALESDPVVKLIELAAYREVRLRARINDAAKAVMLAFSTGADLEHLAVLFDIERATVDPGDPSASPPVAPVFEGDERLKLRTQMSMETATVAGPSGAYVALAMNASPDVLDVSVDQPEAGTVRLTLLSAKGNGVPDQALLERVRNAVSPEDVRPLNDTVITAASAPLDFAIEADLYIGEGPDPDVVLKARREALELAVAKARRLGTGMSLSAIFGALHPPGSGVEDVELISPAASVVCQRHQFANCTRIRLNPKEA
- a CDS encoding phage baseplate assembly protein V, encoding MSDYDIGEMDRLIASIVQAGLIDEVQYDPPRCRVRNGEWVSALLPWKTFSAGRVRTWCPPSVGEQAVVLAPSGMLAGGFVLAGFYSDTHGGANGQCANLTATDYPDGAHEHYDHDAHEYVFSVPAGGRIVFRIGGTQMELTAQGITQSTPKLLVDAPDSTFTGNSTTVKRLTFQGGMTGSNSEGGPASEIDGEAHFTGEVTSQGVSLPKHRHREEGDGNLVSPPVRS